The proteins below are encoded in one region of Plutella xylostella chromosome Z, ilPluXylo3.1, whole genome shotgun sequence:
- the LOC125491310 gene encoding uncharacterized protein LOC125491310, translating into MICPACEKPIGDRELLRCTACNKCYNFQCVNISVSYYQANLQNLRRLWQCPECNGKINTRRRGDSTPIRRLPDAVSAGAPDMDMSCEEIEPATENAATHRTGSGDSDSITYDKFAELMDKKLEYKLGTKIDSLKCILEGKLEAMITNANHNAAAGPGSEQDGTIAQLQESIAELRSDLNEREQSALLTDIEISGIPELDGESPLHIVMAVAKKLGTILEERDIVSAMRMGPRRIVSISSSGPTSRPRPLVIRLARRATRDELIKCARVRRGATTTDLGLAAHDPKPFYLNERLTKFNRILFGKVRVSRQQKNWKHAWTRDGRIYARQTDVSPAFLIRSEADLEHIFGVNLPKSST; encoded by the exons ATGATTTGCCCGGCATGCGAAAAACCAATAGGTGACCGTGAGTTATTACGATGCACCGCGTGTAATAAGTGCTACAACTTCCAATGCGTGAATATTTCGGTCTCCTACTATCAGGCTAACCTACAAAATCTGCGTCGTCTATGGCAATGTCCTGAATGTAACGGCAAGATAAATACTAGACGGCGAGGCGACAGCACTCCGATCCGCCGCCTACCTGATGCAGTCAGTGCAGGTGCGCCCGATATGGATATGTCATGTGAGGAAATAGAGCCAGCTACTGAAAATGCTGCAACTCATCGCACAGGCTCTGGAGATTCCGACAGTATCACGTACGATAAGTTTGCTGAACTGATGGACAAGAAGCTGGAATACAAACTTGGCACCAAAATAGATAGTCTGAAGTGCATTCTGGAAGGCAAACTTGAGGCCATGATAA CCAATGCAAACCACAATGCTGCTGCTGGGCCTGGCTCGGAACAAGATGGAACGATTGCACAGCTGCAGGAATCTATTGCAGAACTACGCTCGGACCTCAATGAGCGGGAACAATCAGCTCTGCTTACAGATATTGAGATCTCTGGGATCCCGGAGCTTGATGGTGAGTCCCCACTTCATATAGTGATGGCTGTTGCGAAAAAGCTGGGAACTATTCTTGAGGAAAGGGACATTGTGTCTGCCATGCGCATGGGACCAAGGCGCATTGTCAGCATAAGCAGCAGTGGACCCACATCGCGGCCCCGCCCCCTGGTAATCCGTTTGGCTCGGCGTGCTACCCGTGATGAGCTGATCAAGTGTGCTAGGGTGCGGCGAGGGGCAACCACAACAGACCTTGGCTTGGCAGCTCATGACCCCAAGCCATTTTACCTGAACGAGCGTCTcacaaaattcaacagaatTCTATTTGGAAAGGTCAGAGTGAGTCGACAGCAAAAAAATTGGAAGCATGCTTGGACGAGGGATGGCAGAATATATGCAAGGCAAACTGATGTCTCCCCAGCCTTCCTGATCCGTTCTGAAGCTGATCTAGAGCACATTTTTGGTGTTAATTTGCCTAAATCTTCTACCTGa